The following are encoded in a window of Flavobacterium sp. WC2421 genomic DNA:
- a CDS encoding SusC/RagA family TonB-linked outer membrane protein, which produces MIQNVLKVLFVFCLFSFHGVQAQTTVSGTITDVNSSFPLPGANVNVKGTANGVSSDLNGKYSIKIPNKSAILVFTYLGYVVKEVAVSGSTTVNVALVENANQLGEVVVTALGISKDQRKLGYAVTTVGGDNLDKARETNVANGLAGRVSGLVVRGTNSGAGGTSKVLLRGISGITSGGSPLFVIDGIPIDNTQRGSAGEWGGADQGDGIGNINPDDIDKMTVLKGQSASALYGSRAVNGVIIITTKKGKKGGDYSITYNSNFMADAPVDYTNFQDQYGQGTGGSKPLTAGAALASNRNSWGGRLDGSSVIGFDGKQYTYSKAKESYIDFYRTGTNLTNSLSVSKGMGDGAFRLSVSNLDSKSIVPNSGLKRTTINLSADQNITSKLNVAASVNYTDESSKNRPFLSDGPKNPNNFLFLAPNVDHNIFAPGYDPVTGNELVFSDDNYATNPYFIVNQGVEDPTRKRTISVLSTKYSFTDNIYAMVRLGNDVSNDTEFSVNPWGLDYTTNKKGSLDSKGQSTRSELNLDGLFGAKFKITEDFSVDALAGANIRQNKYERIKIGGGPFVLPYLYTPNNVVNINREYNYTGSESHSAFYSFDLGYKKYLTLSTTGRYDVYSSLSSAASTENGVFTPSVSGAFVFNDLLHIDALNFGKLRLSYAVTSGEATPYANSLYFNSGNSLVNNGVSYATGSIPSTLPTLLKPFTVDEVEVGLELRFFKSRLTFDASYYKKTSHDEILNAEYSRSTGFATGVVASASIENKGLEIAVTGVPVKTDNFTWTTSLNTTNFKNKVLATNADATPIVLGSNRGTLGNAVTAYVVGAAGPQIRAYDYAYNADGSIQVDAAGLPVRGEFKNFGSVLPTFYGGWNNEFKYKNFNLAFLIDFNYGNKVISATEYYSRIRGLNQATLVGRETGVTNSGITASAEDFYQAEARNITSTSVVSGDFIKLRQLSFGYAFPKSVMGKISFLEGIDISFVARNLAILMRKADNIDPESSFGSNVKYYGIEGTSLPSTRSFGLNVNFKIK; this is translated from the coding sequence ATGATTCAAAACGTGCTAAAAGTACTGTTTGTGTTTTGCTTGTTCAGTTTTCACGGTGTTCAAGCTCAAACAACAGTATCGGGAACAATAACAGATGTCAATAGTAGTTTTCCGCTACCTGGGGCAAATGTTAATGTTAAAGGAACAGCAAATGGTGTGTCCTCAGATCTGAATGGGAAATACAGTATTAAAATACCTAATAAGTCAGCAATATTAGTGTTTACTTATTTAGGTTATGTTGTAAAAGAAGTTGCCGTTTCTGGTTCAACAACTGTAAATGTAGCCTTAGTAGAAAATGCAAATCAGTTAGGTGAAGTCGTTGTAACGGCTTTGGGTATTTCTAAAGATCAAAGAAAATTAGGGTATGCTGTAACGACTGTAGGTGGTGATAACCTAGACAAAGCTAGAGAAACGAACGTAGCCAATGGTTTAGCAGGTCGTGTTTCAGGTCTTGTAGTTAGAGGGACCAATAGTGGTGCTGGTGGAACTTCAAAAGTGCTTTTGAGAGGGATATCAGGAATTACTAGTGGAGGTTCTCCTTTATTTGTAATTGATGGTATTCCAATTGATAATACTCAAAGAGGTTCTGCTGGAGAATGGGGTGGAGCGGATCAAGGAGATGGTATTGGTAATATCAATCCTGATGATATTGATAAAATGACTGTTCTTAAAGGGCAATCAGCTTCTGCACTTTATGGATCTAGAGCTGTAAATGGAGTTATTATCATAACTACTAAAAAAGGTAAAAAGGGTGGCGATTACTCTATTACATATAATTCAAATTTTATGGCCGATGCACCAGTTGATTATACTAATTTTCAAGATCAATATGGTCAAGGTACAGGGGGATCAAAACCTTTGACCGCTGGAGCGGCATTAGCTTCAAACAGAAATTCTTGGGGAGGTAGATTAGATGGTAGTTCAGTAATTGGTTTTGATGGTAAACAATATACGTATAGTAAAGCTAAAGAAAGTTATATTGATTTTTATAGAACTGGAACAAACCTTACAAATAGCCTTTCAGTTTCTAAAGGAATGGGTGATGGTGCTTTTCGTTTGTCAGTATCTAATTTAGATTCGAAATCTATTGTGCCAAATAGTGGTCTTAAACGTACTACAATCAATTTAAGTGCGGATCAAAATATTACAAGTAAGTTAAATGTAGCTGCTTCTGTTAATTATACAGATGAAAGTTCAAAAAACAGACCTTTTTTAAGTGATGGTCCTAAAAATCCAAATAACTTTTTATTCTTAGCTCCTAACGTAGATCATAATATTTTTGCTCCAGGTTATGACCCTGTTACGGGTAATGAACTAGTTTTTAGTGATGATAATTACGCTACAAATCCTTATTTTATAGTGAATCAAGGTGTTGAAGATCCTACAAGAAAAAGAACCATTTCTGTATTATCGACTAAATATAGCTTTACAGATAATATCTATGCAATGGTAAGATTAGGAAATGATGTTTCTAATGATACTGAATTTAGTGTTAATCCATGGGGATTAGATTATACTACTAATAAAAAAGGAAGTTTAGATAGTAAAGGGCAATCTACTCGTTCAGAGTTAAATTTGGATGGACTTTTTGGTGCTAAATTTAAAATAACGGAAGATTTTTCAGTAGATGCGTTAGCAGGTGCTAATATTAGACAAAATAAATATGAAAGAATTAAAATAGGAGGAGGTCCATTTGTTTTACCTTATTTATATACGCCAAACAATGTAGTTAATATTAATAGAGAATATAACTATACTGGTAGTGAAAGTCACTCTGCATTTTATTCTTTTGATTTAGGATATAAAAAATATTTAACATTATCTACAACAGGACGTTACGATGTTTATTCTTCATTGTCTTCCGCTGCTTCAACAGAAAATGGAGTATTTACTCCTTCAGTTTCAGGAGCATTTGTTTTTAACGATTTATTACATATTGATGCATTAAATTTCGGTAAATTAAGATTATCATATGCAGTAACAAGTGGTGAAGCAACTCCTTACGCTAATTCTTTGTATTTCAATTCAGGGAATTCATTAGTGAATAATGGAGTAAGTTATGCAACGGGTTCTATTCCATCTACGCTTCCTACTCTTTTAAAACCATTTACAGTAGACGAGGTAGAAGTAGGTTTGGAACTTAGATTTTTCAAAAGTAGGTTAACATTTGATGCTTCTTACTACAAGAAAACATCTCATGATGAGATTTTGAATGCAGAGTATAGTAGGTCTACTGGATTTGCTACAGGTGTAGTTGCAAGTGCTTCTATAGAAAATAAAGGGCTAGAAATTGCTGTAACTGGTGTACCAGTAAAAACAGATAATTTTACTTGGACAACTAGTTTAAATACAACAAATTTTAAAAATAAAGTATTAGCTACTAATGCGGATGCCACTCCAATCGTTTTAGGAAGTAACCGTGGAACCCTAGGAAATGCTGTCACAGCTTATGTTGTAGGCGCTGCTGGGCCACAAATCAGAGCATATGATTATGCATACAATGCAGACGGAAGTATTCAAGTAGATGCTGCTGGATTACCAGTAAGAGGTGAGTTTAAAAATTTCGGTTCCGTTTTACCAACATTTTATGGTGGATGGAATAATGAATTCAAATACAAAAACTTTAATCTGGCATTCTTAATTGATTTCAACTATGGTAATAAAGTAATTTCTGCAACTGAATACTATTCTCGTATAAGAGGATTGAACCAAGCTACATTAGTTGGGAGAGAAACAGGAGTTACAAATAGTGGAATTACTGCTTCAGCGGAAGATTTCTATCAAGCAGAAGCTCGTAACATTACAAGTACAAGTGTTGTGAGTGGAGATTTCATCAAATTGAGACAATTATCATTTGGATATGCTTTCCCAAAAAGTGTAATGGGTAAAATCTCATTCTTAGAAGGAATTGATATTTCATTTGTAGCTAGAAACCTTGCCATCCTAATGCGTAAAGCGGATAATATTGATCCAGAAAGTAGTTTTGGTTCTAACGTTAAATATTATGGAATTGAAGGGACTAGTTTACCTTCAACAAGGTCTTTTGGTCTAAATGTTAACTTTAAAATAAAATAA
- a CDS encoding glycoside hydrolase family 97 protein, with product MKNLRKYYPLFFIVFLASFTKSNALKVKSPNKHIEVSIEVNVDAVQYSVKFKNKPFIKASKLGFEFKEAQSLDKNLEIIGFENSHSNTTWMQVWGENQKIVDDYNKLIVHLQEKEGLKRKMNIIFKVYNDGVGFRYEIPEQKGVDSINITKELTQFNFIKNHTAWYNPANFDSYEMLYKKALVSDVPSANTPITFETTDGFFASIHEANLTNYADMTLLKSKTDPLSFECNLVPWPDGVKVKTTAPMETPWRTILITDTAADLVASNTILNLNEPNKIEDTSWIEPMKYIGIWWGMHIGTQTWSMGPRHGANTIDTKRYIDFAKKHNIQGVLTEGWNTGWENWGKKGAFDFVTPYADFDLNGIAAYAKENNVSYIGHVETGGDAQAFQDNFDKIFSMFHNIGVKTLKTGYAGGIQTPGQFHHGQFMVNHYDAVVKVAAKYHIMIDAHEPIKATGLRRTYPNFMTREGARGMEWNGWSSGNPPEHHTIIPFTRGLGGPFDYTPGIFDILYKNAKNRVKWNDLDDGTSRVNTTLAKQLALFVVLYSPLQMVSDLIENYEDQPAFKFFEDFGTDWETSKILNGKIGDYITIVRKDKFSDNWFLGSISDENTRDLKVSLSFLEKGKKYRAEIYADGPNADWKTNPQEISITQKDVDVKSILDINLAAGGGQAIRFTPIK from the coding sequence ATGAAAAATTTAAGAAAATATTACCCCTTGTTTTTTATAGTATTTCTAGCCAGTTTTACTAAAAGCAATGCTTTAAAAGTTAAATCTCCAAACAAACATATAGAAGTTAGTATTGAAGTAAATGTTGACGCTGTTCAATATTCTGTAAAGTTTAAAAACAAACCATTTATCAAAGCTTCAAAATTGGGTTTTGAATTTAAAGAAGCGCAATCATTAGATAAAAATTTAGAAATTATTGGTTTTGAAAACAGTCATTCTAATACTACTTGGATGCAGGTTTGGGGAGAAAACCAAAAAATTGTTGATGATTACAATAAACTGATAGTTCATTTGCAAGAGAAAGAAGGCTTGAAAAGAAAGATGAATATTATTTTCAAAGTCTATAATGATGGAGTAGGATTTAGGTATGAAATTCCAGAACAAAAAGGAGTTGATAGCATCAATATAACCAAAGAGTTAACTCAGTTTAATTTTATAAAAAATCATACTGCTTGGTACAATCCAGCCAATTTTGATTCTTATGAAATGTTATATAAAAAAGCTTTGGTGTCTGACGTTCCTTCTGCTAATACGCCTATAACATTCGAAACAACGGATGGTTTTTTTGCCAGTATTCACGAAGCAAATTTGACCAATTATGCCGATATGACTTTGTTGAAATCTAAAACGGATCCACTTTCATTCGAATGTAATTTAGTGCCATGGCCAGATGGAGTAAAGGTGAAAACGACTGCACCGATGGAAACACCTTGGAGAACGATTTTAATTACTGATACAGCAGCCGATTTAGTAGCATCAAATACCATTTTGAATTTAAATGAACCTAATAAAATAGAAGATACCTCTTGGATTGAACCTATGAAATACATAGGTATTTGGTGGGGAATGCATATTGGGACTCAAACTTGGTCTATGGGACCACGTCATGGTGCGAACACAATAGATACCAAAAGATATATTGATTTTGCAAAAAAACATAACATTCAAGGTGTATTAACGGAAGGTTGGAATACCGGATGGGAAAATTGGGGTAAAAAAGGAGCTTTTGATTTTGTAACACCCTACGCCGATTTTGATTTGAATGGAATTGCAGCTTATGCAAAAGAAAACAATGTTAGTTACATAGGTCATGTAGAAACTGGAGGCGATGCACAGGCATTTCAAGATAATTTTGACAAGATATTTTCTATGTTTCATAACATAGGAGTTAAAACCTTGAAAACAGGTTATGCAGGTGGAATACAAACACCCGGTCAATTTCATCACGGACAATTTATGGTTAATCATTATGATGCCGTAGTAAAAGTTGCAGCCAAATACCATATTATGATTGATGCTCATGAACCTATAAAAGCGACAGGTCTCCGAAGAACATATCCAAATTTTATGACTAGAGAAGGGGCAAGAGGAATGGAGTGGAACGGTTGGAGTTCTGGTAATCCTCCGGAGCATCATACTATCATACCATTTACTAGAGGCTTGGGCGGTCCTTTTGATTATACTCCAGGAATATTTGATATTTTATATAAAAATGCCAAAAATAGAGTAAAATGGAATGATCTTGATGATGGAACTTCGAGAGTAAATACAACTTTGGCAAAACAATTGGCTTTATTTGTTGTGTTGTACAGTCCGTTGCAAATGGTTTCAGATTTGATTGAAAATTACGAGGACCAACCAGCATTTAAATTTTTTGAAGATTTTGGTACTGATTGGGAAACATCAAAAATCTTAAACGGAAAAATTGGGGATTATATTACAATTGTTAGAAAAGATAAGTTTAGTGACAATTGGTTTTTAGGTAGTATTTCCGATGAAAATACCAGAGATTTAAAAGTTTCCTTATCATTTTTAGAAAAAGGAAAAAAATACCGTGCTGAAATTTATGCAGACGGACCCAATGCAGATTGGAAAACAAATCCACAAGAGATTTCAATTACTCAAAAAGATGTAGATGTAAAAAGCATACTAGATATTAATCTGGCTGCTGGTGGTGGTCAAGCCATCCGATTTACACCAATAAAATAG
- a CDS encoding endonuclease/exonuclease/phosphatase family protein, whose translation MSETPDKVSVGWDAAMERICTYVLLEDKKTKQKFWVFNTHFDHIGNEARIQSAKLIVDKIKQFNTVNLLVIEMGDFNFEPESKPIQYLSSVFNDSKMVSITKPFGPSGTFNACKHNEAVKERIDYIFASKQNIKVQKFAILSDSKDCKYPSDHLPVFVEIEIH comes from the coding sequence TTGTCTGAAACACCTGATAAAGTTTCTGTTGGTTGGGACGCCGCAATGGAGCGTATTTGTACTTATGTTTTATTAGAAGATAAGAAAACAAAACAAAAATTTTGGGTATTCAATACTCATTTTGATCATATAGGTAATGAAGCGAGAATTCAAAGCGCTAAATTGATTGTGGATAAAATTAAGCAATTCAATACAGTGAATTTGCTTGTGATTGAAATGGGTGATTTTAATTTTGAGCCAGAAAGTAAACCCATTCAATATCTTTCATCCGTTTTTAATGATTCTAAAATGGTAAGTATTACTAAGCCTTTTGGACCTTCAGGAACTTTTAATGCATGTAAGCATAACGAAGCTGTAAAAGAACGTATTGATTATATTTTTGCTAGCAAACAAAATATAAAAGTTCAAAAGTTTGCAATTTTAAGTGACTCTAAAGATTGCAAATATCCATCAGATCATTTACCTGTTTTTGTTGAAATTGAAATTCATTAA
- a CDS encoding six-hairpin glycosidase, translating to MKLVSLRKITLVKCIMILLVINFHNVNAQTGSVNEPVRYIGGTHIDPFTHEAGLQYAIGVENIQTLRANRTHPELSDGYGWTYNHASNLAYWNGQFYQQYISGEKDEHRAPVHTMLITSKDGKKWSFPKEIFPPYKAPQGVKIPEGSTGYMMHQRMGFYVAPNGRLLTLAFYGHTENPFKENGIGRVVREIYKDGSMSPIYFIRYDSQTNWNGSNTSYPFYKKSKDKGFLAACDALLDNKLMTLQWFEEDKGVDSFYSFNKGEQAFNWYKRKDGKIVGLWKKSFSALSDDGGKTFSDPVKANTLVMSGGKMWGQQTDDGRYAISYNPIDQTQYRFPLSIVTSDDGIIYDNLLLVQAEVPVRRFYGIWKDFGPCYMRGISPGNGNPPGTDMWMTYSMNKEDIWISRIPTPIKYKVNVDVTDDFEKMDVNGSIIDWNIHSPMWAKASLIKENNGNYILQMNDEDPYDYCRAIRVFQEGKTVTASFKVKVVATDTTQFDIDIADKFGNRPIQISFDTDGYIKAAAGVAMKPLIKFDVDKWYSFKVEYDTNGIGKYSIFIDGKKIDENLNAVVAVKSVERISFRTGTYTNMPNRQTPNEVDYPPLKGSDEKQKLSTYYIDDVFISSKNKE from the coding sequence ATGAAATTAGTTTCACTACGAAAAATCACGTTAGTAAAATGCATTATGATTCTTTTAGTTATAAATTTTCATAATGTAAATGCACAAACAGGCAGTGTTAACGAACCTGTACGCTATATTGGAGGTACACATATTGATCCATTTACCCATGAAGCTGGTTTACAATATGCAATTGGAGTAGAAAATATACAAACATTACGTGCAAATCGTACCCATCCTGAATTAAGTGATGGCTATGGCTGGACATACAATCATGCATCTAATCTGGCTTATTGGAATGGTCAATTTTATCAACAATACATCAGTGGAGAAAAGGATGAACACCGAGCACCGGTTCATACCATGTTGATTACTTCAAAGGATGGGAAAAAATGGAGTTTTCCTAAAGAAATTTTCCCTCCTTACAAAGCACCACAAGGCGTAAAAATTCCTGAAGGTTCAACTGGATATATGATGCACCAACGTATGGGGTTTTATGTGGCACCCAATGGTCGCTTGCTTACTTTAGCTTTTTATGGACATACCGAAAATCCATTTAAAGAAAATGGTATCGGGCGCGTGGTTCGTGAAATCTATAAAGATGGAAGCATGAGCCCAATCTATTTTATTCGATACGACAGCCAAACCAATTGGAATGGATCTAATACTTCCTATCCATTCTATAAAAAATCAAAAGACAAAGGATTTCTTGCCGCTTGTGATGCTCTTTTGGATAATAAATTAATGACCTTACAATGGTTTGAAGAAGATAAGGGAGTGGATAGTTTTTATTCTTTTAACAAGGGCGAACAGGCTTTTAACTGGTATAAGCGAAAAGACGGTAAGATTGTTGGACTTTGGAAAAAATCTTTTTCAGCACTTTCTGATGATGGTGGTAAAACCTTTTCAGATCCTGTAAAAGCAAATACTTTGGTAATGTCTGGCGGTAAAATGTGGGGACAACAAACGGATGATGGGAGATATGCAATTTCGTATAATCCAATTGACCAAACACAATATCGTTTTCCATTATCAATTGTTACTAGTGATGATGGAATTATTTATGATAATCTACTTCTTGTACAAGCCGAAGTTCCAGTACGACGATTCTACGGTATATGGAAGGATTTTGGTCCTTGTTATATGCGAGGAATTAGTCCGGGAAATGGAAACCCTCCAGGTACTGATATGTGGATGACCTACAGCATGAATAAGGAAGACATATGGATATCACGAATTCCAACACCTATTAAATACAAAGTAAATGTAGATGTTACCGATGATTTTGAAAAAATGGATGTTAATGGCTCCATAATCGATTGGAATATTCATTCTCCAATGTGGGCAAAAGCAAGTTTGATAAAAGAAAACAATGGCAATTACATCTTGCAAATGAATGATGAGGATCCTTATGATTATTGCCGTGCAATACGTGTATTTCAGGAAGGGAAAACAGTTACAGCAAGTTTCAAGGTAAAAGTTGTTGCTACAGATACGACTCAATTTGATATTGATATTGCGGATAAGTTTGGTAACAGACCAATACAAATCTCATTCGATACTGACGGTTATATCAAAGCGGCAGCTGGAGTAGCAATGAAACCATTGATCAAGTTTGATGTAGATAAATGGTATTCGTTTAAAGTTGAATATGATACTAATGGAATTGGGAAGTATTCGATTTTTATTGATGGTAAAAAAATTGATGAAAACCTTAATGCAGTAGTGGCTGTAAAATCAGTGGAAAGAATTTCATTTAGAACGGGTACTTATACTAATATGCCTAATAGACAGACGCCAAACGAGGTAGATTATCCTCCATTAAAAGGATCGGATGAAAAGCAAAAGTTATCCACTTATTATATTGATGATGTTTTTATTTCATCCAAAAATAAGGAGTAA
- a CDS encoding glycoside hydrolase family 3 N-terminal domain-containing protein, with translation MKRIPFILVMLLGFLNQGFAQKKYPYQDAKLPVENRLQDLLSRMTLEEKVRQMDMYKGEYFKENEDFSKTKSDAKIGKLGIGAIHDIYPRSAKMINDLQKEVIKNNRWGIPALIMCEMLHGYLDEGSTAFPMNIGLGATWDTNLMGKVGQVIGTEARAHGVHFGLGPNLDLGREPRWGRVAETFGEDAYLNSEIGLGMIKGMQGDDLTSDRSIIAEPKHFAVHGIPQAGGNSSPILVGERSAREDHLPSFEKAFRKGGALGTMCAYSELDGIPCAENHWLLTDVLRDEWGFKGIVVSDLGAIKYLQTTHYVTDSPKESIHQAVAAGVDMQFYDFTNEFWQQTLIELVNEKKLTMANIDRAAGGVLRLKFLLGLFENPYTDKSLIKLRFHSKENQAVALEAGHKSIVLLKNQNNLLPLSKDIKTIAVIGPNANESRLGGYAVKNKVGTTVLEGIQQVVGDKANVLYEEGVPLIVKGQIIPSKYLFTPDGSQHGLKGEYFNNRNIEGTPALTRIDSQLEFDWPWNPGAGVNDDDFSIRWTGYIQSEKSFDGWLGLSSDDGIRMWVDDQLVIDNWTKGATSIVTTPKNIEAGKKYKVRIEMWEGGWGARAHLRWNLDKINLQPAIDIAKKADVAIVVLGESNELVEENRDVATLDLHGMQQELIEAIQQTGTPVVCVLLNGRPLSVNWINDNIPAIVEGWFPGEAGGKAVADVLFGDYNPGGRLPITFPKSVGQLPIYYNQKPSAIHRYVSESESPLYTFGYGLSYTTFEYSNLALNTNEIKIDGEIKVSIDVKNTGNYDGDEVVQLYINDIYSTVTTPRKTLKGFKRVFIKKGETQHLEFTLTADEIALWNREMKRVVEPGDFEVMVGGNSTDLLKTKFTVVK, from the coding sequence ATGAAAAGAATACCCTTTATTTTAGTAATGCTACTCGGTTTTTTAAACCAAGGCTTTGCACAAAAAAAATATCCTTATCAAGATGCTAAACTTCCTGTCGAAAATAGACTGCAAGATTTGTTGAGCCGAATGACTTTGGAAGAGAAAGTGCGTCAAATGGATATGTACAAAGGCGAATACTTTAAAGAAAATGAAGATTTTTCGAAAACAAAATCGGATGCTAAAATTGGAAAACTGGGAATAGGTGCTATTCACGATATTTATCCTCGTTCGGCAAAAATGATTAATGATCTTCAAAAAGAAGTAATTAAAAATAACCGTTGGGGAATTCCAGCGCTGATTATGTGTGAGATGCTTCACGGTTATTTAGATGAAGGAAGTACGGCTTTTCCAATGAATATTGGTTTGGGAGCTACTTGGGATACCAATTTAATGGGTAAAGTGGGGCAAGTTATTGGTACGGAAGCCAGAGCTCACGGAGTTCATTTTGGTTTAGGCCCCAATTTAGATTTAGGCCGTGAGCCGCGTTGGGGAAGAGTAGCGGAGACTTTTGGTGAGGATGCGTATTTGAATAGCGAAATTGGATTGGGAATGATTAAAGGAATGCAAGGAGATGATTTAACTTCTGACCGTTCTATAATTGCTGAGCCAAAACACTTTGCTGTTCACGGAATTCCGCAAGCTGGAGGAAATTCGTCTCCTATTTTAGTTGGAGAGCGTTCGGCGCGTGAAGATCATCTTCCCTCTTTTGAAAAAGCATTTAGAAAAGGTGGTGCTTTGGGAACAATGTGTGCTTATTCCGAATTAGACGGAATTCCTTGTGCTGAAAATCATTGGTTATTAACGGATGTTTTGCGAGACGAATGGGGTTTTAAAGGAATTGTTGTTTCTGATTTGGGTGCGATAAAATACCTTCAAACGACGCATTATGTTACCGATTCTCCAAAAGAAAGTATTCATCAAGCGGTTGCAGCTGGTGTAGATATGCAGTTTTATGATTTTACCAATGAGTTCTGGCAACAAACACTGATTGAATTGGTAAACGAGAAAAAATTAACCATGGCAAATATTGACCGTGCTGCGGGAGGTGTGTTGCGATTGAAGTTTTTATTAGGACTTTTTGAAAATCCTTATACCGATAAAAGTTTAATTAAGTTACGTTTTCATTCGAAAGAAAACCAAGCAGTAGCTTTAGAAGCAGGACATAAATCGATTGTATTGTTGAAAAATCAAAACAACCTATTGCCTCTTAGTAAGGATATCAAAACCATTGCAGTTATTGGACCAAATGCCAATGAGTCAAGATTGGGTGGTTATGCTGTAAAAAATAAAGTGGGAACTACTGTTTTAGAAGGAATTCAACAAGTGGTTGGCGATAAGGCTAATGTACTTTATGAAGAAGGAGTTCCACTAATTGTAAAAGGACAAATAATTCCATCCAAATATTTATTTACACCTGATGGTTCGCAACACGGATTAAAAGGAGAATATTTCAATAATAGAAATATAGAAGGAACGCCAGCATTGACTCGAATTGATAGTCAGTTGGAATTTGACTGGCCTTGGAATCCAGGGGCAGGAGTGAATGATGATGATTTCTCGATTCGTTGGACAGGTTATATCCAATCCGAAAAATCATTTGATGGATGGTTGGGTTTAAGTTCTGATGATGGAATCAGAATGTGGGTGGACGATCAATTGGTTATTGACAACTGGACCAAAGGAGCAACGAGTATCGTTACGACTCCCAAAAATATTGAAGCAGGTAAAAAATACAAAGTCCGCATCGAAATGTGGGAAGGAGGCTGGGGAGCCAGAGCCCATTTGCGTTGGAACTTAGATAAGATCAACTTGCAACCCGCCATTGATATTGCTAAAAAAGCCGATGTTGCTATTGTAGTGTTAGGAGAATCGAATGAATTAGTAGAAGAGAATAGAGATGTTGCTACTTTAGACTTGCACGGAATGCAGCAAGAATTGATAGAGGCAATTCAGCAAACAGGAACTCCAGTAGTTTGTGTGTTGTTAAATGGTCGTCCGCTTTCTGTAAATTGGATTAATGATAATATTCCTGCTATTGTTGAAGGATGGTTTCCAGGTGAAGCTGGAGGAAAAGCTGTTGCCGATGTTTTATTTGGCGATTACAATCCAGGAGGAAGATTACCGATTACTTTTCCAAAATCGGTTGGGCAATTGCCAATTTATTACAATCAAAAACCATCAGCAATACATCGATATGTAAGTGAGAGTGAAAGTCCGTTATATACTTTTGGATATGGATTAAGTTACACGACTTTTGAATATTCGAATTTAGCTTTAAATACCAATGAAATTAAAATCGATGGAGAAATAAAAGTAAGTATCGATGTTAAAAATACGGGTAATTATGACGGAGACGAAGTAGTGCAATTGTACATTAATGATATTTATAGTACTGTAACTACACCAAGAAAAACATTAAAAGGTTTCAAACGTGTTTTTATTAAAAAAGGAGAAACCCAACATCTAGAATTTACATTGACTGCTGATGAAATAGCATTATGGAATCGTGAGATGAAAAGAGTAGTAGAACCAGGTGATTTTGAAGTGATGGTTGGAGGGAATTCAACAGATTTATTAAAAACAAAATTTACGGTGGTAAAATAA